One Gossypium hirsutum isolate 1008001.06 chromosome A08, Gossypium_hirsutum_v2.1, whole genome shotgun sequence genomic window, aagttcataggtttaaaaGTAATGCTTACCAATCATAATATTTCCAAACAATAGTAAAACATTTACTATAGTTCCCTGCCATCCACAACCATTGTTATAATACTTCACTTAGTTGAGCTCAACATTAGCAACTACACGGTCCCTTTTCATTTTAGTTCACACcttatatattacttattatcaAATTAGGAAACGTCTTATGAAATTGAGTATGTCGTTGCTCAGTGCCACGTTTCACAACTCAATATGGTTTTCCttattgaaataccatacctacatttcacaactcgGTACGGGAAATGCCATATCtacgtttcacaactcagtatggatgataccatacctatGTTTCACAACTTTGCCATggatcaaccatggtcttatctgtcaattcatcacatgTCACGATACGAACatactcaatcctgcgtttttCCTAATTTGAATTTCCACCTTTGTTCTttcattttaacataattttcacaatcccacaacaaattcatatataataacacattatatcattcaatcattcataaataaacatgtaaattcaaccatatgaacttaaccggctgatttgtaaaagatttcgaAATCTAGGAACTATTCcgtaactttttcttttcctcgttcgtctttggattcttgatctataatataaaatattttcactcattagcatttatttccTTTCTATTTCTCCTCACAATTTATGctctttaaatttcaaaattacacttttatcccaaaatttacagtttttacaatttagtctctactcaattcacccatcaattgaactaatttttctcaattaacactttattttatcattataatctatttcaaaaccttttatattcttaatttcaacacGAACCTCTAATTCAcaatttttcacaattaggtcctaaataccattttctatcaaaatcacttaataaaactaccttaatatgaaattagaacttaaatttcataataattcatcataaaattcccttaatcaaccagggtaacttccaatttcacccaccaaatcaaaaactaatgaattctataagtggacctaattgtaaaagtcataaaaatataaaaattattaagaaaaagaaagaattaaactcaaatgatgtaaaaatatgaaaaaccagctttctaAAGACCTcatatggcgttttggctgagaaaatatgaagaaatctctagatttttcaattttgtccttattttatatgttaaagttgtaaaatttccaattttgttcttatttcccttatttttctgctgattttcttgcccttgccgtccaacctattcatttttaggcttaattccctttaaatcctctttcttttaacacttgagctatttaatccttctagcaaattttacatttgttacaatttagtcctttttatttaattgactacccaaacgttaaaatttgtCAATCAAAATTTAACACTAACTTAATCATATGccacaaatatttataaaaatatttatggctcggttttcaaatttgaggtctcgatacctcgttttttgaccgtttgacctaataaattcttttaattcactaaattcacaaattcttctaaattcttacttgactcataactattaaattactatcttattcaatcttacttgtcggatttagtggtCTCAAATAACCATTTCTGAcatcactgaaaattaggccgttacaatcatatttcatattttattcatataactcatgcatgtcaaatttgtcataaattaaaattttttgactaTTTTTTTTACGTAAAAAACTTTCAACCATTcaataaatattcatataaacaatattttagatcaatattaTAGATATATCtaattgatttgaaaatttacatgcataacaaatataataaattcaatagttaaattaataaaaatattaattaggtaaaaatatatgaaatcgTATAAAATTGGAATGTAACCCATTTAGATGAGGTTTAGATATAGATTACTAtaattatttacataatttacaATATTTAACTCCAATTTCCTTGTAATAATTGTCTTAGTAAATGCAAGAAGTTATTTTGTTTATGAATTTAGGGTTGTTGGTAGAAAATAGCATGTTCGCTAAAGTTTTGtccattctcttttgtttcttcttATTATAAGCATAATTATAAGTTCATTCTAACCATCCGTAGGATTGTTAAGCGATAAATGCTTTGTATGGAAAGAGGATTACAGCCTATTTTACTTTTAGATGAATCTCGTATATGTAAATAAAACTTAtggtgatatatatatagttaataaATATAAGAAAACGTAAATTTAAACACACTGTAACGTATtatctttatatttaaaattatttaaaaatttaaaaataaaataaaataaatcaaaagtgAGCTAAATAAATTACTTACTGTAATATTGTCAGAACCCCTTTTAATTTCTATTGCACGGTTTTATAGTTTTAACCTATAATGACTTTCCTTTGGCCTGAGTCCCGACCGACTAAACAGGCAACAGAATTCTGGCGGGAAACTCAGTCAATCAATGGAAGATTAATGGCAGACATCCATTATACTTTTGTAGAACCCTAATGATTCTGCAATTTtctcataaatttcaaaattctaacggtaccctttttttttttctcgagAAAATATTAAAGAGCAAGACAGAAAAAAGATGGAAGTGAAATAACTCCTCATATTCAATGCACTCAACAACTCTCTGTCTCAAGTGCTGAAATTGAATTCTAAGCAGGCAACTACCCGGTCCCATTGGAGACTCATAACTGGTAACCTTTGccttatttatttcatattctttttctcttttttacaaacttaaaaaaatcCCATATTTCAAATCTCAGTATTAAAGTTTCCTCTGAATTCAATCACTGCAAACATTTGTACCTCCATTTGATGTAACTATAACTCTCAAGCCTTGCCCTTTTTGTCACAACAATCATATATATTTGtcgggttttatttatttttctcacGTTTGAACTTATTCTGTCAATAATATAATGGTAAACCATTGTTATATTATATAGTGTTAAAGAATGTGAAAGATTAGAATAGTGTGTGTAGAGTTGATGACACAAGGGCAATGGATGGTTTCCATTTAGGCCAGGAAGAAGCAGCTGCAGTTGCCACAAgaggagaaaagagagaatgaagATTGTTCTTGGTCATCATCATATCCACGTGTTCAGGCTCAACATAGGCGTTCGAAGAGGTCACACTTCTTCACTTTACTAGTTTCCTATGCTGGTAATCCAGCTTCTTgggtttatttttctttgtacTTGGATGGTGCTTGCTTCCTTTCTTCCTCAAACTTTCTTTTCTAATGTGGTATTTTTAGGAGGTTAGGCTCTTGACATGCTTTTAACTTGATCAGAAAGTGAAAGATTTGGGACCTAATAAAGTGAAAATGGTGCATCATGATGACAGTTTACTTGTTTTTCTTACAGTGCCTCAGGCAGAGATTTGGATGTTTCAAGAGATGGAGTTCTGCATCCCGAGAAGAAACAACAGGAGGAGTTACATGTGAGAATCAATTCGTAAAAATGCCAAGAAAGTCTTCTCTGTTTTTATGTTTTCACTATCGGTTTTTTCGAATATGAACATTGCAGGCATCTCCATTATCTACTAGGGCTTATAGGACTCCAGGTCCTTGTCTTGACCGGTCTGCTTATAGAAACAAAAATCCTTCGTTGAACCAGCGAGCCTCTTTGGAGAAAGATGTAAGCCTTGAAATTAGACAACTTCCTTTGATTAGAATGTTGGTTCTGCAAATACTGGATGTTCACTTTTAAACACGATTCTCACAATTTTCCTTCACATAGATGACAGAAAAGAAGCATCTTCACCACTGACAGATACAGTAAATTACCATGATGTTATGTTATTGTGCATTTGTATTCATATATTGAGTTAGACACTCACTTTCTGTACAATTTCTTCGGTGAAGATGAACCGTTTTAGTTCCACTTCAGTTGGGCAATAGATGGGCAAATACTCTTTATTCTATACATAAGTCCTTAATTTGCACAGAAAATAATGGCATCACTGGTTTGGCTAAAGCTGAATGGCTGTATTATGAATTATGAAGTCTTTTGCTGCATTTTCAGCAATAGCATTAACCATGGTTTTCCCCTTTTACAGATTGAACTGCTGCAATTACGTTTGCAACAAGAAAAATCTATGCGAATTATGCTTGAGAGAGCAATGGGGCGGGCTTCAAGCACTTTATCTCCAGGACACAGGCATTTTGCTGCACAGGTAACATTACGACTTAGAAACATGTGACTTCTTAGCAGTTAGAACTGTTTGAAAATTGTATACGAGACCTTGGTCTACTCTAGGTTTCATTCTCTACAAGACAGAAGTTACTATTCAGCATGTAGATTTCATAGAGTTGCCTGCATATATTAACATGTTTTACATATTTCTGATCTATATATGAGTTATGTAGAGGTCTCTGTGCTTGAATGTATACTTAACAACTACAATACTGAACTGATTAATTTCAGACAAAAGAATTGATAACTGAGATCGAGTTACTTGAGGAAGAGGTTGCAAACCGTGAGCAACATGTACTCTCCCTCTATAGGAGCATTTTTGACCATTGTGTTAGTCGGCCCCCTTCTGGGCAAAGCTCCGGCAAGGCTTCTCCCGCTCGTACAAAACATACATCAAGGAAACACCCGAGTATTATTTCAAGCGCATTTTGTTCATCAAAAAAGTTTCCTCTGAGGCCTTTGCAAGCTCTAGTTTCCACTAATGACTCAGGGAAAAGAACCTCTAGAAGTATTGATGCTTCACAGTTCTGTGGAAAAAGTGAAATTCTATTTGACATGTCTTGTTCATACCCAATTAAGGTAAGAAATGTTTACACCTATATGAATACTAGGTTGGCCCGTCATATAATGCCATGCATGTTTTCCTTTGTACTTTCTTATCCTCACTTAACTTTCAGGTTCAGGAGAAGGTTCAGGGGATGGAGAAAAACTCAGTTCTGCAAACCCTGAAAGCACAACTTTGCCAATGTCCAAGCAAGTTGTCTGAGGAGATGGTCAAGTGTATGGCAGCAGTATATTGCTGGCTTCGTAGTGCAACATCTCTGAATTCCGAGAAAAACCGATCACCTTTATTGTCAAGGTCATCAACTAATGTTGTACTACCTAGACGCGGCATTGGAGAGGACCAGGATTTGTCTTGCACATCCAATATTGAGATATCTTGGATATCAACGGATAAGAGCCAATTTTCTCGTGCATCTATTGCCATTAGCAACTACAGGTTGGTCTATTACAGATCCACAGTTACATGCATAACTATGTAAGTAAAGACTAATTAGATAAAGATAGAGAAACTTTGGAGGAAAAGCTTCCTTAAGCTCTATCAGTTTAAGAGAAACTTCTTTAAAGCTGACATAATTTGTGCATCATTTCTTCAATTTCAGAGCTCTGGTAGAACAGCTAGAAAAAGTGACAGTAAGTCAGATGGGATATAGTGCTCAGATTGCATTCTGGATCAATGTGTACAATGCCCTTATTATGCATGTAAGCTTATATTTAGTTAACAACTCATTGGTTTTGTCTTTGTTTTTATACACTATTATTAACTCTCTTCTTTGCCTTTTATTTCTGGCATATTTAGCATATGGAATTCCCCACAGTTCTTTGAGACGTTTAGCCTTGTTCCACAAGGTAGTCCTTTTCATTATCTAATCCAAAACATATTCTGGACAACTTTTAAGATCAGGCTTTCAAAAAACACATAATGTTGATATTTGTTGGTGCAGCCAATGCATCTCAGTATCCTTTTATTTTGATCTAGTCGTTATTAGATTGATATAACTGAGGTTTTTTTACTGTATAGTGCAGGCTGCATACAGCATTGGTGACCATATCATAAGTGCAAATGCCATAGAGCAGTCAATATTTTGCTTTTGCACACCTCGAATTGGACGGGTATTACTTTTCAGATCTGAGCGTTCTTTTATAGAAATGGGTTAACATTTCAGAAGGTTGCAATATTAACATTATGTGTTTATATCTGATTATGATTTGTTGAATAACAGTGGCTAGAGACCATCCTCTCTACTGCCTTAAGGAAAAAATCTGGTGAAGAAAGGCTATTTATCAGTTCAAAACTCGGTCTTCCATATCCTCAACCACTTGCCTGCTTTGCTCTTTGTACTGGTGCATTTTCTGATCCTGTGGTAACTTCTACTTCTCTTTTACATGGTAAATGCAGAATGAAACTTTGAAAAGATAATCGAACCATCATTTACTCGGGTTTGACAACAAATATTTGGAGGATAAACAAATCTGTATTCTAAATTAGTGTTGACAACAAAATTTCTACCACGTCTTAACTTGTTCTTTTTTATAATAGCTAAAAGTTTACACTGCATCAAATGTTAAAGAAGAGCTGGAAGTTGCAAAAAGAGAGTTTCTTCAAGCAAATGTAGTTGTGAAGAAGTCAAAGAAAGTATTTCTACCAAGAGTGTTGGAAAGGTTTGCAAAAGAAGCCTCTATCAGCTCAGATGATATCCTGAATTGGGTTGCTAAAAATGTTGACAAGAAGCTCCACAATTCGATACAGAAATGTATTGACCGTAAATCGAAGAAGAAATCATCGCAGGTTATTGACTGGTTGCCTTATAATTCAAGTTTCAGGTATATTTTATCGAAGGACTTAACAGAGAAACCATGGTGGGTATGAGTTTGACTGGTTGCCAGACATTTAAACAGGTTTCTCAACATCATGTAAGCATTGTTACACGGATTGTGGCCGGAGGTGACGTATCCAGTCATCTTTACTTGTAATCACGTAACCATTTCATTGTATATCCTAATCTTTGCTCGTATAACTTATTCTTAATCGATCTAGAGTTCACGAAAAGTAGTGCTGAGTTTAGGCTTAGCTAGGAGTTATGACATTTTTGTTCTTGTGAGACAGGCATTAAATGATGTTATCAGATTGACTGCAAATTCTTAGTTAGTACATAGTGCCATAGTCTTCACCTATGTTTTCCAAACTTCCAAAAACTTTAAAGTTTTCCAAACTTTTAACTGTATaatccattaaaaaaaaaaacacttcaaaaGGGATTGCTGGTATTCTTCTTAAAAGCAGTGTAAAGACTCAAGATGGCACTAAATGTCAGTTCTAAGGCAAATGATT contains:
- the LOC107934079 gene encoding uncharacterized protein, encoding MEAIQAIRDKLSRDSNSVLIRRIHQLLAKARKKQLQLPQEEKRENEDCSWSSSYPRVQAQHRRSKSASGRDLDVSRDGVLHPEKKQQEELHASPLSTRAYRTPGPCLDRSAYRNKNPSLNQRASLEKDIELLQLRLQQEKSMRIMLERAMGRASSTLSPGHRHFAAQTKELITEIELLEEEVANREQHVLSLYRSIFDHCVSRPPSGQSSGKASPARTKHTSRKHPSIISSAFCSSKKFPLRPLQALVSTNDSGKRTSRSIDASQFCGKSEILFDMSCSYPIKVQEKVQGMEKNSVLQTLKAQLCQCPSKLSEEMVKCMAAVYCWLRSATSLNSEKNRSPLLSRSSTNVVLPRRGIGEDQDLSCTSNIEISWISTDKSQFSRASIAISNYRALVEQLEKVTVSQMGYSAQIAFWINVYNALIMHAYLAYGIPHSSLRRLALFHKAAYSIGDHIISANAIEQSIFCFCTPRIGRWLETILSTALRKKSGEERLFISSKLGLPYPQPLACFALCTGAFSDPVLKVYTASNVKEELEVAKREFLQANVVVKKSKKVFLPRVLERFAKEASISSDDILNWVAKNVDKKLHNSIQKCIDRKSKKKSSQVIDWLPYNSSFRYILSKDLTEKPWWV